The following proteins are encoded in a genomic region of Candida albicans SC5314 chromosome 4, complete sequence:
- the TRP5 gene encoding tryptophan synthase (Predicted tryptophan synthase; identified in detergent-resistant membrane fraction (possible lipid raft component); predicted N-terminal acetylation; Gcn4p-regulated; S. cerevisiae ortholog is Gcn4p regulated; upregulated in biofilm): MSALLKETFARCKKEGRNALVNFITAGFPTIDDTIPILQNMQNAGVDIIELGVPFSDPIADGPTIQQANNIALDNGITVPKCLELLSQARDQGVTVPIILMGYYNPILKYGEQKFLKDAAEAGANGFIVVDLPPEEAIKFRTECTKYGLSYVPLVAPATSNDRLKILGEIADSFIYVVSKMGTTGASTKVSTGIQELCDRVRKYAGPDTPLAVGFGVSTREHFLTVGEVADGVVIGSKIITLIGDSKPGERGKVAYDYVQSILGNDFKPNYPKTFERNNNNQAKETKPVLEENHKYNPRFGDFGGQYVPEALHTCLAELEKGFEDAVADPEFWKEFRDLYSYIGRPSSLHKAERLSEHAGGAQIWLKREDLNHTGSHKINNALAQVLIAKRLGKKKIIAETGAGQHGVATATACAKFGLECTVFMGAEDTRRQALNVFRMKILGANVVPVKNGTQTLRDATSEAFRFWVSNLETTHYVVGSAIGPHPYPTLVRTFQSVIGQETKEQFKALNNGKLPNAVVACVGGGSNSTGMFSPFENDKEVKLLGVEAGGDGLDTERHSATLTAGIPGVFHGVKTYVLQDNDGQVHDTHSVSAGLDYPGVGPELAYWKSIGRAEFVAATDAQALEGFRLLSQLEGIIPALESSHAIYGAVELAKTMSKDQHIVINVSGRGDKDVQSVAEVLPKLGEQIGWDLRFEEDPSKV; encoded by the coding sequence ATGTCTGCTTTACTTAAAGAAACATTCGCCAGATGCAAAAAGGAAGGACGTAATGCCTTAGTTAATTTCATCACCGCAGGGTTCCCTACCATTGACGATACCATTCCTATTTTACAAAACATGCAAAATGCCGGTGTCGacattattgaattggGTGTTCCCTTCTCTGATCCGATTGCTGATGGTCCTACTATTCAACAAGCCAACAATATTGCCTTAGATAACGGAATCACTGTTCCTAAATGTTTAGAATTATTATCTCAAGCCAGAGATCAAGGTGTCACCGTGCCAATTATTTTGATGGGATATTATAatccaattttgaaatatggTGAAcagaaatttttaaaagatgCAGCCGAAGCTGGTGCCAATGGGTTCATTGTCGTTGATTTGCCACCAGAAGAAGCAATCAAATTCAGAACCGAGTGTACCAAATATGGCTTATCATATGTCCCATTGGTTGCTCCTGCCACTTCTAATGATagattaaaaattttgggaGAAATCGCCgattcatttatttatgtTGTTTCTAAAATGGGTACCACTGGTGCTTCAACTAAAGTTTCCACGGGGATTCAAGAATTATGTGATCGAGTAAGAAAATATGCTGGACCCGATACTCCATTAGCCGTTGGATTTGGGGTTTCTACTAGAGAACATTTTTTGACCGTTGGTGAAGTTGCCGATGGTGTAGTTATTGGATCAAAAATTATCACTTTGATTGGTGATTCTAAACCAGGTGAAAGAGGTAAAGTTGCTTATGATTACGTCCAATCTATTTTAGGTAATGACTTCAAACCTAATTATCCTAAAActtttgaaagaaataacaataaccaAGCTAAAGAAACTAAACCAGTTTTGGAAGAAAACCACAAATATAATCCAAGATTCGGTGATTTCGGTGGTCAATATGTCCCTGAAGCATTACACACCTGTTTGGctgaattagaaaaaggATTTGAAGATGCCGTTGCTGATCCTGAATTTTGGAAAGAATTTAGAGATTTATATTCATACATTGGAAGACCTTCTTCTTTACACAAGGCAGAAAGATTATCTGAACATGCTGGGGGAGCACAAATCTGGTTGAAAAGAGAAGATTTGAACCATACTGGTTCCcataaaatcaataatgcTTTGGCTCAAGTGTTAATTGCCAAGAGATTAggtaaaaagaaaatcattGCTGAAACTGGTGCTGGTCAACATGGTGTCGCCACTGCTACTGCTTGTGCCAAGTTTGGATTGGAATGTACTGTATTCATGGGAGCTGAAGATACTAGACGTCAAGCATTGAATGTTTTCagaatgaaaattttaGGTGCTAATGTTGTCCCAGTTAAAAATGGGACTCAAACTTTAAGAGATGCCACTTCTGAAGCTTTTAGATTTTGGGTATCTAATTTAGAAACTACTCATTATGTTGTTGGATCAGCAATTGGTCCTCACCCATATCCTACTTTGGTTAGAACTTTCCAAAGTGTCATTGGCCAAGAAACCAAAGAACAATTCAAAGCTTTAAACAATGGTAAATTGCCCAATGCAGTTGTTGCTtgtgttggtggtggttcCAACTCCACTGGTATGTTTTCTCCATTTGAAAACGATAAAGAAGTTAAATTATTAGGGGTTGAAGCCGGTGGTGATGGCTTAGATACTGAACGTCATTCTGCCACTTTAACAGCTGGTATTCCTGGTGTTTTCCATGGGGTTAAGACTTATGTTTTGCAAGATAATGATGGTCAAGTCCATGATACTCATTCTGTATCTGCTGGTTTGGATTATCCAGGTGTTGGTCCAGAATTGGCTTATTGGAAGAGTATTGGTAGAGCCGAGTTTGTTGCTGCTACTGATGCACAAGCTTTGGAAGGGTTCAGATTATTATCACAATTGGAAGGTATCATTCCTGCTTTGGAAAGTTCTCATGCTATTTATGGTGCTGTTGAATTGGCTAAAACAATGTCTAAAGACCAACATATTGTCATCAATGTATCTGGTAGAGGTGATAAAGATGTCCAATCAGTTGCCGAAGTATTGCCTAAATTGGGTGAACAAATTGGCTGGGACTTGAGATTTGAAGAAGATCCTTCAAAAGTATAG